In Helianthus annuus cultivar XRQ/B chromosome 9, HanXRQr2.0-SUNRISE, whole genome shotgun sequence, the following are encoded in one genomic region:
- the LOC110878933 gene encoding bZIP transcription factor 18 translates to MQDPSNPNPNPTNAPPFPFKTTTSHHRRAHSEVNYRLPDDLDLVSDTFDAPSGSFEDLGSEDDLFCTYMDMEKLGSNLTDSAGPLDSARINNASSAGGDGDGEKSVTRPRHRHSNSVDSSSVFSEAIEAKKAMAPDKLAELWTIDPKRAKRILANRQSAARSKERKARYISELERKVQTLQTEATTLSAQLTLFQRDTTGLSSENTELKLRLQAMEQQAQLRDALNEALKQEVERLRIATGEIASCSDTYNLGMHHLSYNQPNMFTNQHQPDPQKYHQSNNNRHHHPFLAATHETLQQDQLNRFQGLDISNRAGASHTIKTEVPSISASESSSTF, encoded by the exons ATGCAAGATCcatcaaaccctaaccctaatccAACCAATGCACCACCATTTCCATTCAAAACAACAACTTCTCACCACCGGCGAGCACACTCGGAGGTCAACTACCGCCTCCCGGACGACCTAGATCTGGTCTCTGACACCTTCGATGCACCTTCTGGAAGCTTCGAAGATCTCGGATCTGAAGATGATCTGTTCTGTACGTATATGGATATGGAAAAGCTCGGATCTAACTTGACTGATTCCGCCGGACCTCTGGATTCCGCCCGGATCAACAATGCCTCTAGCGCTggcggtgatggtgatggtgagaAGAGTGTAACGAGGCCGCGCCATCGGCATAGTAATTCAGTTGATAGTTCGAGTGTTTTTAGTGAGGCTATAGAAGCTAAGAAGGCTATGGCTCCGGATAAGCTTGCGGAGTTGTGGACGATTGATCCGAAGCGAGCCAAGAG GATTTTGGCCAATCGACAATCTGCTGCTCGTTCAAAAGAGAGGAAGGCCCGTTATATATCTGAGCTCGAGAGAAAAGTTCAAACCCTACAAACAGAAGCAACCACTCTTTCAGCACAACTGACTCTGTTTCAG AGGGATACAACTGGCCTATCTTCTGAAAACACAGAGCTTAAGCTCCGATTACAAGCTATGGAACAACAAGCTCAGTTACGCGATG CTCTGAATGAGGCACTGAAGCAAGAAGTGGAAAGGCTGAGAATCGCAACAGGAGAAATAGCAAGCTGTTCAGACACATACAATTTAGGAATGCACCATCTTTCCTATAACCAACCAAACATGTTCACAAACCAACACCAACCCGACCCACAAAAATACCACCAGTCAAACAacaaccgccaccaccacccttTTCTTGCAGCCACCCATGAAACCTTGCAGCAGGATCAACTTAACCGCTTCCAAGGGCTGGACATCAGCAACAGAGCTGGCGCTTCTCATACTATCAAAACCGAAGTCCCTTCAATCTCCGCCAGTGAAAGCAGCAGTACGTTCTGA